Genomic window (Candidatus Schekmanbacteria bacterium RIFCSPLOWO2_02_FULL_38_14):
GTTGCCCGATATTTAACAGAGACCTTTTTGGTTTGTATTCTCCTATAAATTCCTTTACATTGCTATCTTCAAGGAGTTCCATTGATTCAATCGAATGGCTGATTATGAATCCGTCAACACACACCATTACAGGGAGCCATACTCCTTCTCTTTTACCGATTGCCGCTGCCTGGATTACATTATGATATGCCTCCTGAGCATTTTCTGAGTAAAGCTGTATCCATCCTGAATCCCTGCATCCCATTGAATCCGAGTGGTCGCAATGGATGTTTATTGGAGCAGAGAGCGCCCTGTTGACAACTGTCATTACAATCGGGAGCCTGTAAGCTGCGGCTATTGGCAGCATTTCCCACATCAGGGCAAGGCCGCATGCAGATGTTGCAGTCATAACCCTTCCTCCTGCACAGGCAGCGCCAATGCAAGCGCTCATTGCGCTATGCTCGCTCTCAACTGTTATAAGCTCTGTCTTTACAATCCCGTCTGCAACAAACTGGGAAAAAATCTGCATTACTTCCGTTGAAGGAGTAATGGGGTAAGCAGCAACAACATCAGGGTTAATCTGTTTCATTGCCTCTGCAACAGCCTCATTACCTGTCATTGATACCCGTTTTGCCATTTATAGATTCTCCTTGATTACCGCTTTTAGCTATCAGCAATTAGCTTTCAGCTAAATACTGTTCACTATTCACTTTCTCATCACTCTGAACTGATGCTCAGAGATTGCTTCGGTCGCCTGCCTGCGGTAGGCAGGCTTTACTCCCTCGCAATGACACGACTAAGGGTTTTCATCCTTGTGGAATTCCACTTCCTCAAACATTGTGATGGCTTTTACTTTTGGCGGACATTCATTGGCACATATTCCACATCCCTTGCAGTGGTAGAGATTACAGCCTTCAACTTTTTCATTTTCAACAATGATACAGGAGTCAGGGCAGTATATCCAGCACTGCAGGCACTGGATACATTTGTTAAAATCCCATACGGGCCTGTAAGTTCTCCATGAGCCTGTATTATACTGCTCTGAATTGCCGGGTTCTTCGATTACTCCTCCTATTGGGAGTTCCTTCCAGTTTTTAAGACTCATCCTCCTTTTACCTCCTCATAAGCTCTCTCAATTGCCTTGTGGTTTGCCTCCACTATTTTTTTTCCGAATTTTTTCCCAAATGAAGATTCTATTTCTTTCTTGATATTCTCTATTTTGAGAAAATCTGTTACTTTTGCTATTGCACCAAGGATCGGGGTGTTTGGTATT
Coding sequences:
- the porA gene encoding pyruvate ferredoxin oxidoreductase: MAKRVSMTGNEAVAEAMKQINPDVVAAYPITPSTEVMQIFSQFVADGIVKTELITVESEHSAMSACIGAACAGGRVMTATSACGLALMWEMLPIAAAYRLPIVMTVVNRALSAPINIHCDHSDSMGCRDSGWIQLYSENAQEAYHNVIQAAAIGKREGVWLPVMVCVDGFIISHSIESMELLEDSNVKEFIGEYKPKRSLLNIGQPITYGPLDLQDYYIEHRRQLVEALRNSEKAIKDVAGEFNKKFGTSYGFINGYRLEDAEIAIVSINSSAGTVRYVVDKLREKGIKAGSLKLRVFRPFPQDEIRNALKHLKAVAVLERADSYGASGGPVFSEIRSSLYDLGKKPNIVNYIYGLGGRDLGVEHIREVYNDLIKIAETGKVNELYQWITIRE